The Thermodesulfobacteriota bacterium genome includes the window TAACAGCGGCGGCGGAATTCAACCGTTATGCGGAAGCGATGAACGGGATGTTTCGCTATGACTATTAAAACCAAAGCGGAAATTGTTTTCGAGGAATTCTGCAACTCAAACAGCATTGGATGGGAGAAGATAAAAGAGGGCGAAAGCCGCGCTCCAGATTACGAAATCTATCTCGGTGGCGAGCTGGTATTCGTAGAAATCAAGCAAATTGATAAAGACGAAAACTTTGGCATCGAGTCTTGCTCTAGAACGGTGGGGTCACATATAAGACGAAGAATACAGAGTGCCAGGAAGCAGGTACAGGCAGGTTCTAACGAAGGTGCTCCGTCCGTGTTGTTGGTGTACAACAATCTCGATCCGTGGCAAATGTTTGGTACAGAACAACATGATTTTATCGACGCGATGTACGGAGAGAGAACCGTGGTGTTAGATACAGACACAAATGCGATCACAGACTCCTTTCAAGGAGGGAATCGATCCTTAGAGGAAAACAAGAATACGTCTTTTAGCGCGGTGGGACTGCTATATAAAAAGGAAGATTGTGCCGGAGTTCATATTTACGAAAATGTTTTCGCTAAGAATCCGCTGGAGTTTTCAAAGGTCCCGAATTGCATTGAAGTCACTCGAATCGAGATAGAGTGAAAATTCCGCATAACAAGTTGTCCGAGCCGACGCCGCAAAAACCAGCCCCGTAGGGTGGGCTTTGCCCACCGAAACCCCTGGACACCGGGGTTCACCGGTGTGACGACTTTTGCAAGAGTCTCGGAGGAATAAACCTCGGGTCTTTGTCCGCAGTCCGCCACGACATCATCCAAGAAATGGCCCGGGTCATCGAGATTCTAGTGTCGCTTCCAGGCCTATCCCAGGCATGCTCCCCTTAGACAAAAAATAGCATGTTAACATTATGCAGGTATTATTTGACAAATAGTTTAACTTAATGTGAATTAACGGCATGACTAAGCCAAGAGAGATCTATGAAAAAATCATGCCGTATTTCGATTCTCTGGAGGCGATTATTATTACCGGCATGCGGAGAACCGGAAAGACCACGCTTCTCCATCTGGTCTTTGACCAGATAAAGGCCTTACCGGATATGGCAGGAGAGCCACTGCCTCTGGCCGGCTTCGTGCCAGAGGGGTTTATCCGTCGTACAGATGTCCTTTCGGTACGGACAGCGGGGGTGAAAGGGACAGCCTGATGGAATATTTAAGGGGCTGGGAGGGTCTCCCTCTAAAACTATACGCTTTTGACGGCGGGTAGGGTCAGGAGAAGGGGCGGCCGCCAAGAGGGCCTCGGTATAGGGGTGGTGGGGTACCTGTCCGAGGAGATTTTTGTCTATTATTTCCACGATCTTTCCGAGATACATGACGGCGATGCGGGTGCTCAGATAATGTACGACCTGAAGGTCATGGGCGATAAAGAGATAGGTAAGGTTGAATTTGTTCTTGAGGTCGAGAAGGAGATTGATTACCTGGGCCTGTATCGAGACGTCCAGGGAAGAGACCGCTTCGTCCGCCACGATGAATTCCGGATTCAGGGCTAAGGCGCGGGCGATACCGATCCTCTGCCTTTGTCCGCCGCTGAATTCATGCGGATAACGATATATCTGATCTTCACCAATACCTACTTCCCTAAGTATATGGGTAACTTTTTCGACCAGTTCTGTCCTGCCGGGGCAGAGCTTATGGATTATGAACGGTTCGGCCACAATATCGAATATGTTTCGGCGTGGATTAAGCGACGAGTAGGGATCCTGGAATATGATCTGCATATCCCTGCGCAAATTCCGCATCTGTCTATGGGATAGCGATGTGATATCCCGGCCTTTATAAAAGACCTGGCCTGAGGCAGGTTCCTCCAGTTTCAGTATGAGGCGGCCTAATGTGGATTTGCCGCAGCCGCTTTCACCCACCAACCCTAATATCTCGCCCGGCATGATGGTAAGGTTAACGCCGGCCACGGCCTGTAAGACGTGGTCTTTCCCGCCCCAGAAGCTGCTCCGCACCTGATAATGTTTAAATAGGTCTTTGACTTCAACCACTGGGTTCATGGCCGGTCTGCCTTTAAAAAGCACCGCACGAAGTGTCCTTTTTCTACCTCAAGAAGTTGTGGTTCGGTGCTGAGACATTCTTTATGCGCTTCTTTACAGCGGTTCTGAAAGGTGCAGCCTCCGGGCAGGGCGGAAAGCGAGGGGACCGTGCCGGGTATGGGCGTAAGGCGGCGTAAGGGTTCTTTATTCAATGAAATGTGCGGCAGGGAGGCCAGGAGCCCCCTGGTATAGGGATGGAGCGGCCGGGAAAAGAGGTTATCGACACCGGCCTCTTCAACTATGCGTCCGGCGTACATGACGATAACCCTTTGGCCTACCTCGGCCACCACGCCGAGATTGTGGGTAATCAAAAGGAGGGCCATGCCGGTTTTCTTTTTGATCTCGGCGAGCAGATCCAGTATCTGGGCCTGGATGGTGACGTCCAGGGCCGTGGTCGGTTCATCGGCAATTATGAGGTCCGGCCGGCAGGCCAGGGCCATGGCGATCATAACCCTTTGTCTTAGTCCGCCGCTCAGTTGGTGGGGGTAATGCCTTATCCGTTCGGCAGGGGAGGGGACGCCGACCAGGCCGAGGAGTTCAACGGCTTTTTGTTCGGCCTGATGACGCGTCATCTTTTCATGTACGAGTATGGTCTCTGTGATCTGGTCGCCTATGGTGAAGACC containing:
- a CDS encoding ATP-binding cassette domain-containing protein produces the protein MNPVVEVKDLFKHYQVRSSFWGGKDHVLQAVAGVNLTIMPGEILGLVGESGCGKSTLGRLILKLEEPASGQVFYKGRDITSLSHRQMRNLRRDMQIIFQDPYSSLNPRRNIFDIVAEPFIIHKLCPGRTELVEKVTHILREVGIGEDQIYRYPHEFSGGQRQRIGIARALALNPEFIVADEAVSSLDVSIQAQVINLLLDLKNKFNLTYLFIAHDLQVVHYLSTRIAVMYLGKIVEIIDKNLLGQVPHHPYTEALLAAAPSPDPTRRQKRIVLEGDPPSPLNIPSGCPFHPRCPYRKDICTTDKPLWHEAGQRQWLSCHIR
- a CDS encoding ABC transporter ATP-binding protein, translating into MTPQPLLSVQDLKTYFYTEEGTLKAVDGVSFTVEKGETVCVVGESGCGKSVTALSILRLIPDPPGRIVSGSILFDGRDIMKLEEKDLRRLRGRRISMVFQEPMTALNPVFTIGDQITETILVHEKMTRHQAEQKAVELLGLVGVPSPAERIRHYPHQLSGGLRQRVMIAMALACRPDLIIADEPTTALDVTIQAQILDLLAEIKKKTGMALLLITHNLGVVAEVGQRVIVMYAGRIVEEAGVDNLFSRPLHPYTRGLLASLPHISLNKEPLRRLTPIPGTVPSLSALPGGCTFQNRCKEAHKECLSTEPQLLEVEKGHFVRCFLKADRP